A single window of Opitutales bacterium DNA harbors:
- the rplK gene encoding 50S ribosomal protein L11, translating into MSKKITGTIRLQLPAGSANPAPPVGPALGAKGVNIMGFCKEFNARTKDQAGMILPVVITVYADRSFTFILKSPPAAVLLKKAAGLAKGSGVPNKDKVGKVTKEQVLEIVKIKQNDLNASDPEAAARMIIGTAQSMGIEIEE; encoded by the coding sequence ATGTCAAAGAAAATCACAGGAACCATCCGTTTACAGCTTCCCGCTGGATCTGCCAATCCTGCCCCTCCGGTAGGGCCGGCTCTTGGCGCGAAGGGTGTAAACATCATGGGCTTCTGTAAGGAGTTCAACGCGAGAACAAAGGACCAAGCTGGCATGATCTTGCCAGTGGTGATCACCGTTTATGCGGACCGATCATTCACCTTCATTCTCAAGAGTCCTCCTGCTGCCGTACTCCTCAAGAAAGCGGCAGGTTTGGCCAAAGGTTCTGGCGTTCCCAACAAGGACAAGGTGGGTAAAGTCACCAAAGAGCAAGTTCTCGAGATCGTGAAGATCAAGCAGAACGACCTCAACGCTTCAGACCCCGAGGCAGCAGCCCGTATGATCATCGGTACCGCGCAAAGCATGGGTATCGAAATTGAAGAATAA